GGCGACGAGCAGATCTTCGAGCATCCGGAGGCGCTCGCCGCCGTCAGCCAGGGCATCACGACGTTCGTCGGCGGGCAGGACGGCGACTCGATCCTGCCGCTCGGCGATCTCTTCTCCCGGCTCGAGCGCGCGCCGGCGGCGGTGAACATCGCCTCCTATGCGGGGCACGGAGCGCTGCGCTCGCGCGTGCTCGGCGACGATTTCCGGCGGACCGCGACCGCGGCCGAGATCGCGGCGATGCGCGAGCTCCTCGGCGCCGAGATGGCGGCAGGTGCCCTGGGACTCTCGACCGGACTCGAGTACGACCCGGGGATCTATTCGGCGCCCGCCGAGATCGTCGAGCTCGCCAAGGTCGCGGCGGCCTTCGGCGGGCGCTACATCAGCCATGTGCGCAGTGAGGACCGCGACTTCTGGGCGGCGATCGACGAGATCGTGGCGATCGGCCGCGAGGCCGGGATCCCGGTGCAGATCTCGCACGTGAAGCTCGCCATGCGCTCGCTCTGGGGGGAGGCGCCGCGCCTCCTCGCGCTCCTCGACGAGGCGCGCCGGAGCGGTGTCGACGTGACCGCCGACATCTATCCCTATCTCTATTGGCACGCGGGGCTGACCGTGCTCTTTCCGGCGCGCAACTTCGAGAGTCTCGAGGCGGCCGAGTTCGCGCTGCGCGAGGTCGCCCCCCCGGAGGGCCTGATCGTGGCGCGCTACCTGCCGGTGCCCTCCTACGCCGGGAAGACCCTCTCGGCGATCGCCCAGGAGCGCGGCGAGGCGCCGGCGCGGACGCTCATCGAGCTCATCCGCATGGCCGAGGCGTTGAAGGCGCAGGGCAGCGAAGGAGTCGAGAACATCATCGCCACCAGCATGGTGGAGGGCGACCTCGAGCAGCTGCTCGCCTGGCCCCAGACCAATCTCTGCACCGACGGCCAGCTCGACGGCCGGCATCCCAGGGGTTACGGCTCGTATCCGCGCGTGCTGGGCCGCTACGTGCGCGAGCGCAAGGCGCTCACACTCGAGCAGGCGGTCCGCAAAGCGACGGCGCTCGCCGCGGACCATGTAGGACTCCCCGACCGCGGACGGCTCGTCCCCGGGGCCTACGCCGATCTGGTGCTCTTCGACCCGGCGACCGTGGCCGACCGCGCGACGACCGACGAGCCGCACGCCGTCGCGACCGGCATCGAGCGCGTCTGGGTGAACGGCACGGCGGTTTTCGAGAACGGCAAGACGACCGGCGCTCGTCCCGGGCGCGCGCTGCGGCGAACGGCGGCGCCGGCTGCCGGCGCGGCCGTCCGGGGTGCCGAGCCATGACCGGGACCGCCCTCGTCCTCACTGCCGGCATTCTCGCCGAGAGCAACGCCAAGACTGCGCATGGGTTGCTGCGCGGTCCGTCCCGTTTCCGTCTCCTCGGCGTGGTGGACGACCGCCACGCCGGGCGGGACGCCGGCTGCGTGGTGGACGGGCGGAGGCGAGCGATCCCCTGCTTCGCGACGCTCGTCGAAGCGCTCGCGGCGCTTCCGGAACCTCCGGACTGGCTGATCGTCGGGGTCGCCTTCCACGGCGGCCGGATGCCGGAGACGATGCGAGCGACCGTTCTCGAAGGGGTCCGGCGCGGCATCGGCGCGGTGAACGGGCTGCACCAGCTGCTCGCCGACGACCCGGAGATCGCTGCCGCTGCCGCGATCTCCGGCGCCCGGCTGCACGACATCCGCCGGACGCCGAAGTTCGCCGAGCTCCGTTTCTGGACCGGCGAGGCGCTCGAGCTCGAGGTGCCGCGGGTGGCGGTTCTCGGGACCGATTGTGCGCTCGGCAAGCGCACCACGGCGACCTTCCTGCTCGAAGGCCTCCGCCAGCGCGGGCTCACGACGGAGCTCGTCACCACCGGGCAGACCGGCTGGCTGCAAGGGCACCGCTTCGGTTTCATTCTCGATGCGACGCCGAACGACTTCGTCACCGGCGAGCTCGAGCGCGCGGTCGTCGCGTGCGCGCGCGAAGCGACTCCCGAGCTGATCCTGCTCGAGGGCCAGTCGGCGTTGCGCAATCCGAGCGGACCCTGCGGCGCCGAGTTGCTGCTCGCGGGCGGTGCGACGGGCGTCGTCCTGCAGCATGCCCCGGGGCGCGAGTTCTTCGACGGCTGCGAAGCGCTCGGCATCCGCATCCCGCCGGTGGAAGACGAGGTCGAGCTCATCGAGCGCTACGGCGTCCGCGTCCTCGGGCTGGCCTTGAACGGCGAGAATCTCGATGCCGCGACGCTCGCCGGGCATGCCGGGCGTCTCCATCGCAGCCTCGGGATTCCGGTGGCGATGCCGCTCGTCGACCGCTGCGAACCGCTGCTCGAGGCCCTGACCCGGTTTGCGCGTTCGCCCGCACGGGAGGCGGCTCGATCGCCCACTCCACCGCCCACTCCGGAGACCGCATGAGAATCGAAGCTGTCGAGGTCTGGCGCGAGTATCTGCCGCTAACCAAGCCCTACACCATTTCGCGCGAGACCATTGCGGCGGTCGAGCTGTTCTTCGTCCGCATCCACGCGCAGGGACTCTGCGGCGCCGGCTCGGCCTCGCCGGCGGTCGAGGTGACGGGCGAGTCGCCGGAGAGCTGCCGTGCGGCGCTCGACAGCGCGGCGCATCGGCTCGTCGGCGAGGACGCGCTCGCGGTGGGCCGCCTCGCCCGCTCTCTCGAGCGCGAGCTCCCGGCCGCTCCGGCGGCGCGCGCCGCCTGCGACATGGCGCTCTGGGACCTCCTCGGAAAGCACCTGGGTCTCGCCGTGGTCGATCTCCTCGGCCGCGTCCACGAGGCACTGCCGACCTCGGTGACGATCGGCATCCTGCCGGCGGAGGAGGCGGTCTCGGCGGCGCGAGAGTCTGTCGCTCAGGGCTTCCACGCGCTCAAGGTGAAGCTGGGGAGGAATGTCGACGAGGACACCGACCGGCTGCGGCGGATCCGCGAAGCGGTCGGTCCGGGGGTCGCCTTGCGCACCGATCCGAACGCCGGCTATGACGCGCGCTCGCTGCGCCGCTACCTCGACGGTACGCGCGACCTCGGGCTCGAGTTCTGCGAGCAGCCGGTGGCGCGTGGCGGCGAGGCGGCGTTCACGGGCCTCGACGCCGCCACCCGGGCGCGGCTCGCCGCCGACGAGAGCGTGCACGATTTGGCCGATGCTGGGCGCCTCCTCGCCGAGCCGCGACCCTACGGCATCTTCAATCTGAAACTGATGAAGTGCGGCGGCATTTCGCCGGCGCAGCGCATCGCCCATCTCGCCGAGGCGACGGGGACCGGGCTGATGTGGGGTTGCAACGACGAGAGCCGGATCTCGATCGCGGCGGCGCTCCACGTGGCGCTCGCCTCGCCGGCGACGCGCTACCTCGATCTCGACGGCAGCTTCGACCTGGCGCGCGACCTCGCCGCCGGCGGTTTCGTGCTCGACGAGGGGATGCTGCGCACGGCTCCGGGCCCGGGGCTCGGGGTCACCTGGGAGGAGAAGGCCGGCATGGGCAAGGCGGTCGTCGGAGTGGAAGCGGGTTAGCCGCAGCGCATAGACTCGGGGCGCGATGAAGCCACTCAGCTCCTCCCAAAGGAAGCGCCTCCGCGGCCTGGCGCACGACCTCAATCCGCTCGTCCACCTGGGCAAGGCCGGCCTGACCGACGCTGCCCTGGCACAGATCGACAAGGAGCTCGCCGACCACGAGCTCATCAAGGTGCGCTTTCTGGAGAGCGGCGGCGCCGGGGGAAAGGCGGAGAGGGACTCCCGGATCGACGAGATCCAGAACCGCTTGGGCTGCGGCGCGGCCGGCCGGGTCGGCCACGTCGCCATCCTCTACCGCCCACACGCCGACCCCGGCAAGCGCAAGGTCGATCCCGGCAAGTAGGCCCCCCCTTCCCCGGGGAGGCCAGGCGAAGGCTCGCGGGGCGTCCGCCCCGCCGATTGGATAGAGTCTCGCGACCCGGGAATCATCGCCCGGGCGAAATTGTTCGTAGATAGGACAGGGAGGTTCCATCCACATGATGTTCGACCCGATGTACCTGCTCTTCCTTGCCCCCGGTCTCGCGCTCTCCCTCTGGGCGAGCTTCAAGACCAAGTCGGCGTTCAACAAGTACTCCAAGGTGCGCGTCGCGACCGGTCTCACCGGCGCGCAGGCGGCGCAGCGCATGCTCACCGCCGCCGGGATCAGCGACGTCAAGATCGTTCCGCATCAGGGGACGCTGTCGGACCACTACAATCCGATCACCAAGACGCTGGCGCTCTCCGAGCCGGTGTATGGCATCGCCTCGATCGCCGCGGTCGGTGTCGCCTGTCACGAGGCGGGGCACGCCATTCAGCACGCCCGCGCCTACAAGCCCCTCTGGCTGCGCTCGATGCTGGTGCCGACGGCGAACATCGGCTCCTCGGTCGGCTACCTGGTGATGACCTTCGGCCTGATGCTCGGCTCGATGCAGTTCTTCACCATCGGCGTGGCGCTGTTCTCGATGGTCATCCTCTTCCAGCTCGTGACCCTGCCGGTCGAGTTCGATGCCTCGAACCGCGCCAAGAGGCTCTGCGTGGAGAACGGCATCGTGATGGCGCAGGAGCGCGAGGGCATCGACCGCGTGCTGAACGCCGCTGCCCTGACCTATGTCGCCGCGGCGATCTCGAGCCTGCTGACGCTGCTCTACTTCCTCTTCCGCTCCGGTCTGCTCGGCGGCCGCAGCCGGGACTGACGAAACATCCGGTAGCGCCGGGAGCGGGAGGCCCGGACCACTGCGGTAAGCTGCGCGCACTTCGGAGGACTCGAGTGCGCGCATTTTCCTGGATCTCGATTCTGGCGAGCGCAGTCCTCGCCTGCGCCGCCCCAGCGGCTGCCACAGCGGCCCCCACTTCCGATACCGCGCCACGTCCGATCTCGGGCGCCGAGCGCTCCGCGGTGGAGCTCGCCGCCGATTTCGCGCTGCGCGGTTCCGAAGCGGTCTGGGAGCGGCTCGATCCGGAGGCTCCGTTGCGCGCCCTCGGCCACGACGCCGCCGTGCTCGAGATCTCCGCGCGCCTGGGCACCCGCGCCGGCGCGATCTGGACGCTGCAGACGCCGCCGGCCTCCTATGGCAGCCGGGTCGCCCTCTTCCACCTGACCTTTCCTTCCGGGGCGGAAGATCTCCTGCGTCTCGAGTTCGCCGGCCCCGCCGGCGGCAAGATTCGCCAACTCTGGACTCTGGTCGATCGCCCCCAGGCGAAGCCCGGCCGCGTCGCGACGGCTCGGCAGGCTCCCACCGCTCCTTCCGTGCTGCCGGAGAGAGCTTCCGCAGCCTTGTCCGACGCCGCGAGGGATGGGTTCGCCGTCTGGACGGCACTCCTGGTCGTTCTGGCCTGGGCGCAGAGGCCGGCGCGACGGTGGTTGCGGTTCGCGTTGGGGACACTGCTGCTCGCTGCCTGTTCGACGCCGGCAAACGACCCGCGCTCCGGAGACGAGGCGCTTCTGGAGCCGCGTCTCGGGGAGCTGGTTCCGCTGCGTCTGGCGCTGACCGCCGGCGAGGACCCGGTGCGCCGGACCCCCGGCGCCGCGGTCCAAGGTGCGGCCGCCCGGAGCTCCGCACCCTCCGCGGCGGCGCGGATCGAGGAGCTCTGGGCCGCCGAGGCGGCGCTCGTCCAGGGAGACCTGGCGCGAGTGGAGGCCCTGCTCGGTGCGTCGCGCCCATCGACCGACCCGCCGCTCGCGTCGCTTCTGCAGGCCCGTGTCGCCGTTTCGCGCTTTCGTGTCGCTGCGCTGGCCGAGTACGACGCCGTCGCGCGGGCGGGCTTCGCGGCCGACCTGTTGAAGCTCGAACAGGTCGCCGTCGCGTCGATTCTCGAGGAGTTTCCCACCGACACGGCCGCTGTCGCCCTCGAGTCGGGGACGCGCAACGCCGAGCTCTGGTACCTCGCGGCCGCCGAAGCGGTCTCCCGGGATCAGTTCGACCTGGCCGAAGCCCGCATGCGCACGGCCTGGAGTCTGCGTCCGCTGCCGCGGGACGAGATCTTCGCCGAGCCGGACTTGGCGGCGCTGGTGGCGCGGCCCGCGCTGTTTCCGCTGTTCGAGCTGGGCTCGGCGAGCGAACCCCGGGTGCGCGCTGCCGGTGTGCGTCAGGCAGTCCCGCTGCCGGCGGCGGCGGAGGGCCGGCTCTGCGGCAGTCACTACTCGATCCGCCTCGCCGGGTTGGAGATCGAGCTCCCGGGCGGTGCGGCGCTCGCTGCCGACGAAACTCCGGTGCAGGACGCCGCAAGCTTGCGCGGCGAAGTCGAACGGCGCGCGCTCGCCACGCTCTCCCCGCTCTCGCCCGGCGCACCCGGCGCGGTCTCGGCCTCGCCGGCGCGCGCCCGTCTGGCGGAGATCGCCGCGCGGGCGCTGGCGCGCGAGGGCCGCTGGAGCGAGCTGATCGCGCTCACCGGCGGCGAGACGCCGCGAGCGGGAGGGGAGACCACCCGGAGGCTGGTCCGCATGCGGGCTCTGGCCTTGCGCCAGACCGGGCGCAGCGAAGAGGCCACGGCCGAGCTCGTCCGCCTCGCTCAGGCCGAGCTCGCCAGGCGCCGTCCGTTCCCCGGAGCGCTCTACGATCTCGCCGAGCTGGTCGCGGCCGATGGCGACTACGACACCGCCATCCGGCTCGTGAAGAAGGCCGACGCCCAGATTCGACGCCCGTTCGGCGAGAACAGGATCCGCCAGTTCAGCCTCAGTCTCGAGCTCGAGAAGGACGCCGAGGAGCTGCGCTCGCCGCACTTCCTGGTGCGCTTTCCCGAAGGTGGCGGCGGGCGCTACGGGCGACAGATCGCCACCGTGCTCGAGGAGGAGCGCACCCGGGTGATGCAGTGGATTCCCCAACCCGGGGGGGAGCCGGTCATCGTCGAGCTGCTGCTGCTCGAGAGTTTTCTCGACGCCTACGGCGGCGAAGTGCCGGTGCTCGGACTCTTCGACGGCCGGGTGCGGATGCCGCTCGCCGACATCCGGAGCCTCGCGCCCGAATGGATCGGTCTGGTCTCGCACGAGCTCACGCACGCCCTCTTGACGAGCGCAACCCACGGGCGCGCGCCCCACTGGTTGCAGGAGGGGTTGGCGCAGCACGCCGAGATGGGGCGGCTCCTGGTCAACCCGATGCCCGAGCTCGAGAAGAGCGGGCGGACCCTCTCCTTCCCGGCGCTCGAACCGATCCTCCGCGGCTTCGCCGAGCCGCAGCTCGTGGAGCTCGCCTACTCGGAATCGGCCTGGGTGGTGGCGTTCATCGAATCGCGAGGGGGCCGGGAGACGCTGCGCCGGCTGGTGGCGGCGTACGCCGGCGGCGCCTCCACCGAGAGCGCGATCCAGGCGGTACTCGGGATGGACCTGCCCTCGTTCGACCGCGCTTTCCGCGATTGGGCCGTCCGCCGGGCGCCCGCGAAACGTCTGACTCCGGCGCGGCGCTTCGATCGCGAGCTCGAGCGGCCGTTCGCGGCGGAGACCGTGGAGGCCGAGGCCGGGAGGCGGGCGGTGGACGGAGTGCGGGTCAGCTCAACCGGGAGCGCGGGCGCGCCCGGGGCGAGCCAGCGCGCGGCCATGGCGGCCTGGCACGAGCGCTACCGCGCCGCGACGGCCGAGGCGAAGGGTGTCTACTCGCGCGTCGACAGGATCTACCGCTCGGGGCTCGGGGCCCCTGCGCCGGCGGACTGCGCCGCCCTGCGCAGGAGCTCCGCGGCCCTGGTGAGCGGCCGCAGCGACGCCCTGGGGGCGCCGGAGTTGCGTCTGGCGAAAGACCTTCAAGCCGCTTTCGAGGCGCTCGTGCTGTTTGGCGAGACCTGCGAGCAGGGCCGCACGCTCGAGGCGATCCAGCACTACCAGGAAGCGTCGCAGGCGTTCGCCAGGGCGGCGACCCAGTTGCGCCCGTTCGCCCTCGAACCCTGAGGCCGGTGCGACCGGAGGGGGCGTGTCGGACGGCTAGCGCCCGGATGCTAGAGTGCGCCCGATTCCGGGGGGAAATCCGATTCACTTGCGGGTCCGATACCCGGACGCCGCGGCATTCTCCAGGATGAGGGCGTCATGAAGACGAGAGTGCAGGGTGTGCGGCGGAGTCTCGTCGGAGGATCGCTCTGGAGCCTGCTCTTCCTTCTGCCGGCGATCGCGCCGGCCGACTGGCTGGTGCTCCAGACCGGCGAGCGCATCGAAACGAAAGGTGCCTGGACGGTCAAGGGGAAGCAGGTTGTCTACACGACGCCCGAGAAGCTCCTGCGCTCGCTCCGGCTCTCCGAAGTGAACCTCGAGGCGAGCACCCAGGCGAGCGCCGTGGAGCCCGCGAGCAAGAAGAAGCTGTACGTCGATATGGGCGAGGCGCCCGACGTCGCGAACGTGAAACCGCCGGCCGAGTTCAACATCCTCAACGCCTGGATCGCCAATCCGAATGCTCCGCGGGTGAGCGGCTCGGTGTCGTCGCCAACGCTGCGCGCCTCCGAGACCGATCTGACGCGGGAAGGCATGCGGATTCTCCAGGATCCCGGGGCGGTTCAGGACGAGTTGATGCAGGAGGCGGAGCAGATCGACGCGCAGTATGCCCGCTGCGTCGAAGTCAACTCCAAGCTCGGCCAGTCCGGCCAGTGCAGCGAGGACTATTCACGCAGCAAGACGGCGCTCACCGAGCGCGTGCGGGAGATCTACGCCGCCGTCAACACCGTGCGCCGGCAGCAGCAGACGGAGGCGCAGATGCTGGCGGAAGACGCCGCCGAGACGCGACGGATCGACCAGGAACGCGCCGCGGAAGAGGCGGAGGCGAAGCGGCTGGAGGAGGAGGCGGCCAGGAAACACGAGTCGCCGCCCCGCTGACCTTCCCGGCTCCGGACCGGTGCATCGCGGACCCCTGCGCGGTTAGACTCCGCGGGATTCGAAAAGGGGAGAAGGATGACCAAGGTCATGGAGCTGTTCCATCGTCCGCAGGAGCCGCTGCCGCCCGAGGCGGACCTGCCGATCCGGCTGACACGCAAGGCGCCGCGCGAGGCGGCAAAGCTCCTCGAGCGCTACCCGGAAGACGTCGCGGCGCGGGCGCTCGCGCTGGTGAATCCGGCGCTCACGGTCGACATCCTCGCTCTCCTCCCCGAGACGCGCCGCCAACGCATCGCCGCCGCTGACCTCTCCGGCCGCAGCGAGCAGTGGATCACCGACCGCAACTACCCGGCGAATACCGTGGGCCGGCAGATGGACAAACCGCTGGCGGTCTTCGCCCCGGAGACGACCGTCCGCGAAGCGACCGCCCGGCTGCGCGAGCTCGCGAAGCGCGCCCGCCTGCATCTCGCCTTCGTGACCGAGGGCGACGGCAAGCTCCTCGGCGTCTTCGCCTTCCGCAGTCTCCTCTTCGCCGAGCCGGACGCGCCGGTCGCCTCGCTGATGAATCCCGAGCTCGCCTCCCTCCGGCCGGAGATGAGCCTGCTCGAGGCGACGAAGGCGATCGTCGCGAAGCACCACCCGGCCTATCCGGTGGTCGACGGCGCCGGCAAGCTCATCGGCATGATCCGCGCCCGGACGATCTTCGAGCAGGAGGCGTTCGAGATCTCGGCGCAGGCCGGAAAGATGGTCGGCGTCGAGGCCGAAGAGCGCGTCTCGACCTCCTGGCTGCGCAGCTTCCGCTTCCGCCATCCCTGGCTGCAGCTGAACCTCCTGACCGCCTTCGTCGCCGCCGGCGTGGTGAGCGTCTTCCAGGAGACGCTCGACCAGATCGTGGTGCTCGCGGTCTTCCTGCCGGTGCTCGCCGGCCAGTCGGGCAACACCGGCTGTCAGGCGTTGGCAGTGACTCTGCGCGGTCTCGCACTGGGCGAGATCGACCGCCTGCAGGCGAAGTCGATGTTCAAGGAGGCCTGGGTCGGGGTCCTGAACGGCATCTTCGTCGGCCTGGTCGCCGGCCTCGGCATGTACTTCTTCGCCAGGAGCCAGGGGAGCGCGTCGCCGTTCCTCCTGGGGCTCTGCGTCTTCCTCGCCATGATCATGAGCTGCGCCGCGAGCGGCGTCTCCGGCGCCACCATCCCGCTCATCTTGAAGAAGCTCGGCGCCGACCCCGCCACCGCCTCGAGCATCTTCCTCACCACCATGACCGACGTCGTCAGCATGGGCGCCTTCCTCGGCCTCGCCACCCTCATCGCCCGCTGAGGCTCTCACCGCCCAGTGAAATGTAGGATGCGTAGAGCGAAGCGAAACGCATCGATCGCGAGACAAGTCGGTCAAGTCAACGGCACGAACAGACGAATGGGGACACCCTTCAGGGTGTCCCCTGACCCGCATCAGGGGGCGACAGCGCTCCACGCGGTCGTGTCGCCGGAGACGAAGCCGTCGGCGAAGAGGCCGGTGCCGTCGAACAGCTGGTAGACGAAGAAGTCCCGGTCCGCGCCGTCCGAAACGCCGCCGATGAAGACGCTGCTGTCGGGTCCGGCGACGGCGAGGTAGCCGATATCGTCGCCGCCGCCGTCGTAGCGGTGCTCGAAGAGCTCGTAACCGCCGGGGCTGTAGGCGACGGTCATGAAGTCCATGCTCGTGCCGTTGTCGGAGCTGCCGGTGACGAAGAGAGTCCCGTGTGAGCCGAGAGCCGCCGTGCCCGCATAGTCGTCGCCGCCGGGGATTCCGCCGCGTTCCTTCGACCAGAGGAGCCCGCCGGCGGCGTCGTAGGCGACGGTCATGAAGTCCGGGTCCGAGTAGTCGGTCTTGTAGGTCCATCCGGTGACGAAGGTTCGACCGGCTGCGTCCACCACGATCGCCGTGGCAACGTCCCAGCCGCTCGCGGCACTGTCGGCGATCGCCACCCAACGCTCCGTGCCGTCGGGCCCATACACCAGCGTCAGGACGTTCTCGTTGACGTAGGGGTCGGTGTAGCCGGTCGCCGCGACCCCGCCGTCCGGCGTCGGGGCGAGAGCCAGGATGAAGTCCGACACTTCGTCATCGCTATTGTGGGACTGCCACCAGAGGCGGTTGCCGAGGGCATCGTAGGCCACCGTCAGAGTTCCCGCAGGGCCCCCCCCGACGTTCGTCGAACCGCCGACGTAGACGGTTCCCGTCGTGCCGAGCGTCAGGCTGGACGTGAAGCCCGCCCGGAAAAGCCCCGGCCCCCACTCGTCCGACCAGACTTCGTTGCCGCCGCTCTCGTAGGCCACGGTGAGCATTCCCGGAGCGGTATAGGTCGCGGTCGTATCGGAGGTGCCGGTGACGACGATCAGGCCCTCGGCGGTCACCGCGATGCAGCAGGCGCTGTCGTCGCCGTGGGCCTCGCCGTGACGGGTGCGCGACCAAAGCTCGTCGCCGTCGCGATCGTAGGCGACGGTCAGGAAGGCGTTGCCGCCGAAGCTGCGGGTCGTGCCCGTCACGTAGACGTTGCCGTTCGCCGGGTCCACGGCGATGGCGGAAGGGTACGCCTGAGCGTCGTTCGGATTGGACTTGCGTGCCTCCCAGAGCTTGTTTCCCCAGGCGTCGAAGGCCACGGTCATGTAATCGAGCGTATAGCCATCGAAGGAGGTTCCTGTCAGGTAGACCCTGCCGTCGTAGCCCGTCGCGATCGCTCTGCGGCCGCGGTTGTCGGGCTGCGAGCCGGGCACGTCGTCGGCGGGGACCTCCGGTTCGCCGCGGGCCCAGAGCTCGTTTCCGCTCGAGTCATAAGCGATCGCCAGCACGTCGTCGCTCAGGTACTCCACGGCCGAGGACCCGATCACGAAAGAGGCGCCCGACGCGCCCGCCGCGACGCCGGCGACGGAGTCGCGCCGGCCCGGCGCGGGAGTCCGAATCCGGGTCCAGATCGCCGCACCCGTGGCGCCGGAGACTTTCAGCGTAAGGGCATGAACATCGTTCATGATGGCGCCGTAGTGTCTCCCTGTGACGACCACGTTCCCATCCGTCGCCACCGCCATGTCGGTGGCGGTCGAGCTCTCGCCGACTCCGTCGGGTACGGTAACGGCCCACCGCTCCAGTCCGGCGCTGTCATAGGAGACGATCAGCAGGGCACTGTTCGGGAGGCCGCTGCTCGGCGTGCCGGCCACGAAGACATTGCCGCTCGCATCGGCGGCGATCATCCAGGACTCCTGGTCGCCCGGGCCGCCTCGCGTCGCCGCCCAGAGCTCGGTGCCGGCGACGTCGTACGCCACGGTCAGAATGTCCTTTCCGGACGCCGCGGTCTCCGAGATGCCCGTCACGACGAATCGACCGTTACCGTCCAGGACCAGGGCATGGACGGAATCGTTTCGATTCTCGCCGGCGTCTCGCGCGCGGGCCCAGAGCTCCGCGCCTGAGGCGTCGAAGGCGACGGTCAGGAAGTCGTAGGGAGAGCCGTTCGACCTGCCCGCGACCGCCAGAACTCCGGTCGCGTCCATGGCCACGCAGCCGTCGTCGGGAGCGAGCTCGCGTTGGCGCTCCCACAGCAGGTCGCCGGTGCTGTCGTAGGAGACGAGGGATGTCCACTTCGTGCTGCCGTTGCTGATCTCTCCGACGACGACGACGCGCCCGTCGGCGTCCACCGCGACCCCCTTCGCGACATTCC
This window of the Thermoanaerobaculia bacterium genome carries:
- a CDS encoding PQQ-like beta-propeller repeat protein, producing the protein MKPFSTWTLTVGLSAALAMALALAAGFVVSPAAAQSVGWQARWDGGLVDSSARGWDIAEGPNGNIYATGEIWNGSGRDFLTLARNAAGDLLWYRVKDGLNESNDVPAHLIVDGNGHVIVVGTATRSTASWMLTVAYDAAGNELWSRTNKNPAYRWNVAKGVAVDADGRVVVVGEISNGSTKWTSLVSYDSTGDLLWERQRELAPDDGCVAMDATGVLAVAGRSNGSPYDFLTVAFDASGAELWARARDAGENRNDSVHALVLDGNGRFVVTGISETAASGKDILTVAYDVAGTELWAATRGGPGDQESWMIAADASGNVFVAGTPSSGLPNSALLIVSYDSAGLERWAVTVPDGVGESSTATDMAVATDGNVVVTGRHYGAIMNDVHALTLKVSGATGAAIWTRIRTPAPGRRDSVAGVAAGASGASFVIGSSAVEYLSDDVLAIAYDSSGNELWARGEPEVPADDVPGSQPDNRGRRAIATGYDGRVYLTGTSFDGYTLDYMTVAFDAWGNKLWEARKSNPNDAQAYPSAIAVDPANGNVYVTGTTRSFGGNAFLTVAYDRDGDELWSRTRHGEAHGDDSACCIAVTAEGLIVVTGTSDTTATYTAPGMLTVAYESGGNEVWSDEWGPGLFRAGFTSSLTLGTTGTVYVGGSTNVGGGPAGTLTVAYDALGNRLWWQSHNSDDEVSDFILALAPTPDGGVAATGYTDPYVNENVLTLVYGPDGTERWVAIADSAASGWDVATAIVVDAAGRTFVTGWTYKTDYSDPDFMTVAYDAAGGLLWSKERGGIPGGDDYAGTAALGSHGTLFVTGSSDNGTSMDFMTVAYSPGGYELFEHRYDGGGDDIGYLAVAGPDSSVFIGGVSDGADRDFFVYQLFDGTGLFADGFVSGDTTAWSAVAP
- a CDS encoding dipeptide epimerase encodes the protein MRIEAVEVWREYLPLTKPYTISRETIAAVELFFVRIHAQGLCGAGSASPAVEVTGESPESCRAALDSAAHRLVGEDALAVGRLARSLERELPAAPAARAACDMALWDLLGKHLGLAVVDLLGRVHEALPTSVTIGILPAEEAVSAARESVAQGFHALKVKLGRNVDEDTDRLRRIREAVGPGVALRTDPNAGYDARSLRRYLDGTRDLGLEFCEQPVARGGEAAFTGLDAATRARLAADESVHDLADAGRLLAEPRPYGIFNLKLMKCGGISPAQRIAHLAEATGTGLMWGCNDESRISIAAALHVALASPATRYLDLDGSFDLARDLAAGGFVLDEGMLRTAPGPGLGVTWEEKAGMGKAVVGVEAG
- a CDS encoding YhbY family RNA-binding protein, with product MKPLSSSQRKRLRGLAHDLNPLVHLGKAGLTDAALAQIDKELADHELIKVRFLESGGAGGKAERDSRIDEIQNRLGCGAAGRVGHVAILYRPHADPGKRKVDPGK
- a CDS encoding magnesium transporter, coding for MTKVMELFHRPQEPLPPEADLPIRLTRKAPREAAKLLERYPEDVAARALALVNPALTVDILALLPETRRQRIAAADLSGRSEQWITDRNYPANTVGRQMDKPLAVFAPETTVREATARLRELAKRARLHLAFVTEGDGKLLGVFAFRSLLFAEPDAPVASLMNPELASLRPEMSLLEATKAIVAKHHPAYPVVDGAGKLIGMIRARTIFEQEAFEISAQAGKMVGVEAEERVSTSWLRSFRFRHPWLQLNLLTAFVAAGVVSVFQETLDQIVVLAVFLPVLAGQSGNTGCQALAVTLRGLALGEIDRLQAKSMFKEAWVGVLNGIFVGLVAGLGMYFFARSQGSASPFLLGLCVFLAMIMSCAASGVSGATIPLILKKLGADPATASSIFLTTMTDVVSMGAFLGLATLIAR
- a CDS encoding zinc metallopeptidase — protein: MMFDPMYLLFLAPGLALSLWASFKTKSAFNKYSKVRVATGLTGAQAAQRMLTAAGISDVKIVPHQGTLSDHYNPITKTLALSEPVYGIASIAAVGVACHEAGHAIQHARAYKPLWLRSMLVPTANIGSSVGYLVMTFGLMLGSMQFFTIGVALFSMVILFQLVTLPVEFDASNRAKRLCVENGIVMAQEREGIDRVLNAAALTYVAAAISSLLTLLYFLFRSGLLGGRSRD
- a CDS encoding amidohydrolase family protein; protein product: GDEQIFEHPEALAAVSQGITTFVGGQDGDSILPLGDLFSRLERAPAAVNIASYAGHGALRSRVLGDDFRRTATAAEIAAMRELLGAEMAAGALGLSTGLEYDPGIYSAPAEIVELAKVAAAFGGRYISHVRSEDRDFWAAIDEIVAIGREAGIPVQISHVKLAMRSLWGEAPRLLALLDEARRSGVDVTADIYPYLYWHAGLTVLFPARNFESLEAAEFALREVAPPEGLIVARYLPVPSYAGKTLSAIAQERGEAPARTLIELIRMAEALKAQGSEGVENIIATSMVEGDLEQLLAWPQTNLCTDGQLDGRHPRGYGSYPRVLGRYVRERKALTLEQAVRKATALAADHVGLPDRGRLVPGAYADLVLFDPATVADRATTDEPHAVATGIERVWVNGTAVFENGKTTGARPGRALRRTAAPAAGAAVRGAEP
- a CDS encoding DUF1611 domain-containing protein, yielding MTGTALVLTAGILAESNAKTAHGLLRGPSRFRLLGVVDDRHAGRDAGCVVDGRRRAIPCFATLVEALAALPEPPDWLIVGVAFHGGRMPETMRATVLEGVRRGIGAVNGLHQLLADDPEIAAAAAISGARLHDIRRTPKFAELRFWTGEALELEVPRVAVLGTDCALGKRTTATFLLEGLRQRGLTTELVTTGQTGWLQGHRFGFILDATPNDFVTGELERAVVACAREATPELILLEGQSALRNPSGPCGAELLLAGGATGVVLQHAPGREFFDGCEALGIRIPPVEDEVELIERYGVRVLGLALNGENLDAATLAGHAGRLHRSLGIPVAMPLVDRCEPLLEALTRFARSPAREAARSPTPPPTPETA